In a genomic window of Quercus lobata isolate SW786 chromosome 4, ValleyOak3.0 Primary Assembly, whole genome shotgun sequence:
- the LOC115984684 gene encoding uncharacterized protein LOC115984684: MWFKGALGALNGTHVPLTVPIEDQEIPSNMYYLVNSGYTNCPGFIAPYRGTQYHLNLWRGNTPTDYKELFNLRHSFVRNKIEQAFWLLKKRWAILRTASFYEMKTQIRIINTCCILHNFIRDEMNEDKLLRAVDLELEDVSLNENEISEENITFVRVTDEWTAFRDALAKEMFEEYQSRHRRAI, encoded by the exons ATGTGGTTCAAGGGAGCACTTGGAGCTCTTAATGGTACTCATGTTCCATTAACTGTTCCCATAGAAGATCAAG AAATACCATCAAATATGTATTATCTTGTGAATTCTGGATACACAAATTGTCCTGGGTTTATTGCTCCTTATAGAGGAACTCAATATCATCTAAATTTGTGGAGAGGAAATACACCAACAGATTATAAGGAGCTATTTAATCTTCGACACTCATttgtaagaaataaaattgaacaGGCTTTTTGGTTATTGAAGAAAAGGTGGGCAATATTACGCACAGCTAGTTTTTATGAAATGAAGACTCAAATTAGGATTATTAATACGTGTTGCATTCTTCATAACTTTATACGGGATGAAATGAATGAGGATAAGTTGTTGAGAGCTGTGGATCTTGAATTAGAAGATGTTTCACTAAATGAAAATGAGATATCAGAAGAAAACATCACATTTGTTAGAGTCACTGATGAGTGGACAGCCTTTCGAGATGCTTTGGCCAAAGAAATGTTTGAGGAATATCAATCTCGGCATCGTCGTGCTATTTGA